A single region of the Brassica rapa cultivar Chiifu-401-42 chromosome A03, CAAS_Brap_v3.01, whole genome shotgun sequence genome encodes:
- the LOC103855786 gene encoding uncharacterized protein LOC103855786, with product MSGDDDEPSYGSGDEVNITDGHNKRIPPATPSSAASGPTRKRSRKACGDAIVEAMLEIAAASKMRAAALANNGDRFSISKCIRALDDLQGVDQATYFVALDLFENASSREIFISLKYEKRLKWLLGKCRAL from the coding sequence ATGTCTGGAGATGATGATGAACCTTCTTATGGCTCTGGAGACGAAGTAAACATCACTGATGGACACAACAAGCGTATCCCTCCAGCAACACCTTCTTCTGCTGCCTCTGGACCAACTCGTAAAAGAAGTCGCAAGGCCTGTGGCGATGCCATAGTCGAAGCCATGCTAGAAATCGCAGCGGCCTCCAAAATGAGAGCGGCGGCTTTGGCTAACAACGGAGACAGATTCTCGATCAGCAAATGCATCAGAGCGCTTGATGACTTGCAAGGTGTTGATCAAGCTACCTACTTTGTTGCCTTGGATCTGTTTGAGAATGCTAGTTCACGGGAGATTTTCATCTCGTTGAAGTATGAGAAACGGTTGAAGTGGCTACTGGGAAAGTGTAGAGCTTTGTAA
- the LOC103855784 gene encoding lipoyl synthase, chloroplastic isoform X2, producing the protein MIHHCSITKPTFTVSISTHKHRRSTNLGFRIRCDSGDVSASSSSMRTNALSLSSEMEDSSLKKNLMEPEGKRSELYPGGVPKMGPFTGRDPNVKKPAWLRQKAPQGERFQEVKESLTSLKLNTVCEEAQCPNIGECWNGGGDGIATATIMVLGDTCTRGCRFCAVKTSRNPPPPDPLEPENTAKAITSWGVDYIVITSVDRDDLPDGGSGHFAQTVQAMKRLKPDIMIECLTSDFRGDLEAVDSLVHSGLDVFAHNVETVKRLQRLVRDPRAGYEQSMSVLKHAKISKPGMITKTSIMLGLGETDEEIKQTMADLRAIDVDILTLGQYLQPTPLHLTVKEYVTPEKFDFWKTYGESIGFRYVASGPLMTSGFALSPAIIAAVRSPASQDCLFSASVNGRKASSSSLSTSYGRSKCAFSISRKNPRSKKIRCDVSVKSEADLSSLETEEDEKAKEKIGARVRVTAPLKVYHVVRVPEVELMGMEGSIKDYVVLWKGKRISANLPFKVQFVKEIEGRGPVKFFAHLKEDEFELVDDGL; encoded by the exons ATGATTCATCACTGCTCCATCACGAAACCCACTTTCACAGTTTCGATCTCGACCCACAAGCATCGTCGTTCCACTAATTTGGGTTTCAGAATCCGATGCGACTCCGGGGATGTCTCGGCGTCCTCGTCCTCGATGCGGACCAATGCGTTGTCCTTGTCGTCGGAGATGGAGGATTCTTCTTTAAAGAAGAATCTGATGGAGCCTGAAGGGAAAAGGAGCGAGCTTTACCCAGGAGGAGTGCCAAAGATGGGTCCTTTCACAGGGAGAGATCCGAATGTGAAGAAGCCTGCTTGGCTGAGGCAAAAGGCACCGCAGGGAGAGAGGTTTCAGGAGGTGAAGGAGTCGTTGACTAGTCTCAAGCTTAACACTGTTTGTGAGGAAGCTCAGTGTCCTAATATAGGCGAG TGTTGGAATGGAGGTGGTGATGGTATAGCAACTGCAACCATCATGGTTCTTGGTGATACTTGTACCCGTGGGTGTAGGTTTTGTGCAGTTAAAACCAGTAGgaatcctcctcctcctgatCCATTGGAACCAGAGAACACTGCCAAGGCTATAACCAGTTGGGG TGTAGACTACATAGTCATTACCAGCGTAGACCGTGACGATCTACCAGATGGTGGAAGTGGACATTTTGCACAGACTGTTCAAGCTATGAAG AGACTTAAGCCGGATATAATGATAGAGTGCTTAACATCTGATTTCCGTGGAGACTTGGAGGCTGTGGACTCTCTTGTACACTCAGGATTAGATGTTTTTGCTCACAACGTCGAGACTGTGAAGAGGCTCCAGCGACTTGTGAGGGATCCTAGGGCTGG ATATGAGCAGAGCATGTCGGTGTTGAAACACGCAAAGATCAGCAAACCTGGAATGATCACAAAGACCTCCATAATGCTTGGTCTTGGAGAAACAGACGAAGAGATAAAGCAAACAATGGCTGATTTGAGAGCTATAGATGTTGACATTCTAACACTTGGTCAGTATCTACAG CCAACTCCATTGCATCTGACTGTGAAAGAGTATGTGACACCTGAGAAGTTTGATTTCTGGAAAACATACGGAGAATCAATTGGATTTCGCTATGTTGCAAGTGGTCCACTG ATGACTAGCGGTTTCGCGCTGTCGCCGGCGATTATCGCCGCCGTTCGTTCTCCGGCATCGCAAGACTGTCTCTTTTCTGCTTCTGTTAATGGACgcaaagcttcttcttcttcgttgtcTACTTCTTACGGTCGAAGCAAATGCGCGTTCTCAATCTCGCGGAAGAATCCAAGATCGAAGAAGATTCGCTGCGATGTTTCCGTGAAATCGGAAGCTGATCTCTCGTCGTTGGAGACGGAGGAAGACGAGAAGGCGAAGGAGAAGATTGGGGCTAGGGTTAGGGTTACGGCGCCGCTGAAGGTGTACCACGTGGTTCGAGTTCCGGAGGTGGAGCTGATGGGAATGGAAGGATCGATCAAAGACTACGTCGTTTTGTGGAAAGGGAAGAGGATCTCGGCTAATCTGCCGTTTAAGGTGCAGTTCGTGAAAGAGATCGAAGGTCGTGGTCCTGTTAAGTTCTTCGCGCATCTCAAGGAGGACGAGTTCGAGTTGGTTGATGATGGTCTGTGA
- the LOC103855783 gene encoding katanin p80 WD40 repeat-containing subunit B1 homolog isoform X1: protein MTTKRAYKLQEFVAHSAAVNCLKIGRKSSRKLVTGGEDHKVNLWAIGKPNTILSLQGHTSGVDSVTFDASEGLVAAGAASGTIKLWDLEEAKIVRTLTGHRSNCISVNFHPFGEFFASGSRDTNLKIWDIRKKGCIHTYKGHTRGVNVLRFTPDGRWVVSGGEDNVVKVWDLTAGKLLHEFKSHEGQIQSLDFHPHEFLLATGSADKTVKFWDLETFELIGSGGTETTGVRCLTFNPDGKSVLCGLHESLKIFSWEPIRCHDGVDVGWSNLSDMNVHEGKLLGCSYNQNCVGVWVVDLSRTEPMSGGTTQSNFHPERVSGSGRDQPVLNDNSSKVILRNGSQKMNPSSKETKSLGRLSVSQNPDPSPKETKSTGRSSVSQSSDPLIRESKPLGRLSVTHSSDAVKESLTSSSTGSTSGSPRRVTLTSSPKVASGVSTVVSTAAASKRNFNLKANLRTVNKDDFSPVIVPRTDPIIEQAVESRAELDIIGRTMPYSLQSKAADSRRLSSIRNEPDLPTDSLLERSQSQPIEPSNLQDGNTFTSEESGAWDTAERKNKDNRYRGFGRFNSRSLLRSPPRNHDENSADSNGFNGNRDQSPIESRRGGRLHSLAQYRERRGRVFNSEGGHVSSSSGGNMTTPNIRPSNMVNQRGNHVPVDEGITSDSEEDKAAEVMGQHDQFVSSMQSRLAKLQVVRRYWERNDVKNSISSIEKMADNAVVADVLVIITERSEVLTLDTCTSLLPLMSALLGSNIDRHLSVCLDLLLKLVRMYGSQIYSSLSAPSSVGVDIEAEQRMERYSRCFVELEKIKACLPSLERRGGLVAKTIHELNLIFQEVSS from the exons ATGACCACCAAGCGCGCTTACAAGCTCC AGGAGTTTGTGGCACATTCTGCTGCTGTGAACTGTCTTAAGATTGGGAGGAAGTCATCTAGGAAGTTAGTTACAGGTGGGGAAGATCACAAGGTCAATCTTTGGGCTATTGGTAAGCCCAATACCATTCTG AGCTTGCAAGGGCACACGAGCGGGGTTGATTCAGTAACATTTGATGCTTCAGAAGGATTAGTAGCAGCAGGAGCTGCTAGTGGTACGATCAAGCTTTGGGATCTCGAGGAGGCAAAGA TTGTCAGGACTCTCACTGGTCACAGGTCGAATTGCATATCAGTGAATTTTCACCCGTTTGGGGAGTTTTTTGCTTCTGGTTCTCGAGACACGAATCTTAAGATATGGGATATAAGGAAGAAGGGCTGCATCCATACCTACAAAGGCCACACTCGAGGTGTCAACGTACTCAGATTCACCCCAGATGGTCGTTGGGTTGTATCTGGAGGAGAAGACAATGTTGTCAAG GTCTGGGATTTGACAGCTGGAAAACTGTTGCATGAGTTCAAGAGTCATGAAGGGCAAATTCAGAGTTTAGATTTTCACCCCCATGAGTTTCTGCTGGCAACAG GTTCAGCTGATAAGACTGTAAAATTCTGGGACCTTGAAACATTCGAGCTTATTGGTTCTGGTGGAACTGAG ACTACTGGGGTTCGTTGCTTGACCTTTAATCCAGATGGAAAGAGTGTGCTCTGTGGATTGCATGAAAGTCTCAAG ATTTTCTCATGGGAGCCAATAAGATGTCATGATGGAGTCGATGTTGGATGGTCAAATTTATCGGATATGAACGTTCACGAGGGAAAGCTTCTTGGTTGCTCATATAATCAAAATTGTGTAGGCGTGTGGGTCGTAGACCTCTCG CGTACTGAGCCTATGAGTGGAGGCACCACTCAGTCAAATTTTCATCCAGAGAGAGTATCAGGCTCAGGAAGAGATCAACCAGTTCTGAATGATAACAGCTCAAAGGTCATTCTCAGAAACGGTTCCCAGAAAATGAATCCTTCATCGAAAGAAACAAAGTCTCTTGGAAGATTATCAGTTTCTCAGAACCCGGATCCTTCGCCAAAGGAAACAAAGTCTACTGGAAGGTCATCAGTATCTCAAAGTTCAGATCCTTTGATAAGGGAATCAAAGCCTCTTGGTAGGCTGTCAGTTACTCATAGCTCAGACGCAGTTAAAGAGTCATTAACCTCGTCAT CCACAGGAAGTACATCAGGCTCTCCTCGTAGGGTCACATTAACCAGTTCTCCAAAAGTTGCTTCTGGTGTTTCTACGGTTGTCTCTACTGCTGCAGCCTCAAAGAGGAACTTTAACTTAAAGGCAAATCTTCGAACAGTCAATAAAGATGATTTTTCCCCTGTAATTGTCCCCAGAACGGACCCAATCATTGAGCAAGCAGTTGAATCCAGAGCAGAACTTGACATCATTGGAAGAACTATGCCATATTCGTTGCAGTCCAAGGCGGCTGATTCTCGAAGGCTGTCTAGCATCAGAAACGAGCCGGATCTTCCAACTGATTCGCTTCTTGAAAGGTCTCAGTCTCAGCCTATAGAACCAAGCAACTTACAAGACGGAAATACATTTACTAGTGAAGAAAGTGGCGCATGGGATACAGCTGAGaggaaaaataaagacaacagATACAGAGGATTTGGAAGGTTTAATTCAAGATCTTTGCTGAGATCACCTCCAAGAAATCACGACGAGAAC TCAGCTGACTCGAATGGTTTTAATGGAAATAGAGATCAAAGTCCTATTGAAAGTCGAAGAGGAG GAAGACTGCATTCCCTCGCTCAATATAgggaaagaagaggaagagttttcaaCTCGGAGGGTGGTCATGTTTCGAGTTCTTCTGGTGGGAATATGACTACACCAAACATTCGCCCTTCCAATATG GTTAATCAGAGAGGAAACCATGTCCCAGTTGATGAAGGAATCACTTCTGATAGTGAAGAAGATAAAGCTGCAGAGGTGATGGGGCAGCACGATCAATTTGTCAGCTCTATGCAGTCTCGTTTGGCTAAGTTACAG GTTGTCCGAAGATATTGGGAAAGAAACGATGTTAAAAACTCCATAAGTTCAATAGAGAAGATGGCTGATAATGCC GTCGTTGCGGATGTACTGGTTATAATCACTGAGAGAAGTGAGGTATTGACACTGGATACTTGTACCTCTCTTCTTCCCCTTATGTCAGCTCTTTTAGGGAGTAACATAGATAG ACATTTGAGTGTCTGCCTAGACTTGCTGCTTAAACTGGTGAGAATGTATGGGTCACAAATTTACTCGTCGCTGTCAGCTCCATCATCTGTTGGTGTAGATATTGAGGCTGAGCAAAG GATGGAGCGGTACAGTCGTTGCTTTGTTGAACTCGAGAAAATCAAGGCTTGCCTTCCCTCTTTAGAAAG AAGAGGAGGATTAGTAGCGAAGACTATCCATGAACTCAATTTAATATTCCAAGAAGTTTCATCATGA
- the LOC103855783 gene encoding katanin p80 WD40 repeat-containing subunit B1 homolog isoform X2, giving the protein MTTKRAYKLQEFVAHSAAVNCLKIGRKSSRKLVTGGEDHKVNLWAIGKPNTILSLQGHTSGVDSVTFDASEGLVAAGAASGTIKLWDLEEAKIVRTLTGHRSNCISVNFHPFGEFFASGSRDTNLKIWDIRKKGCIHTYKGHTRGVNVLRFTPDGRWVVSGGEDNVVKVWDLTAGKLLHEFKSHEGQIQSLDFHPHEFLLATGSADKTVKFWDLETFELIGSGGTETTGVRCLTFNPDGKSVLCGLHESLKIFSWEPIRCHDGVDVGWSNLSDMNVHEGKLLGCSYNQNCVGVWVVDLSRTEPMSGGTTQSNFHPERVSGSGRDQPVLNDNSSKVILRNGSQKMNPSSKETKSLGRLSVSQNPDPSPKETKSTGRSSVSQSSDPLIRESKPLGRLSVTHSSDAVKESLTSSSTGSTSGSPRRVTLTSSPKVASGVSTVVSTAAASKRNFNLKANLRTVNKDDFSPVIVPRTDPIIEQAVESRAELDIIGRTMPYSLQSKAADSRRLSSIRNEPDLPTDSLLERSQSQPIEPSNLQDGNTFTSEESGAWDTAERKNKDNRYRGFGRFNSRSLLRSPPRNHDENSDSNGFNGNRDQSPIESRRGGRLHSLAQYRERRGRVFNSEGGHVSSSSGGNMTTPNIRPSNMVNQRGNHVPVDEGITSDSEEDKAAEVMGQHDQFVSSMQSRLAKLQVVRRYWERNDVKNSISSIEKMADNAVVADVLVIITERSEVLTLDTCTSLLPLMSALLGSNIDRHLSVCLDLLLKLVRMYGSQIYSSLSAPSSVGVDIEAEQRMERYSRCFVELEKIKACLPSLERRGGLVAKTIHELNLIFQEVSS; this is encoded by the exons ATGACCACCAAGCGCGCTTACAAGCTCC AGGAGTTTGTGGCACATTCTGCTGCTGTGAACTGTCTTAAGATTGGGAGGAAGTCATCTAGGAAGTTAGTTACAGGTGGGGAAGATCACAAGGTCAATCTTTGGGCTATTGGTAAGCCCAATACCATTCTG AGCTTGCAAGGGCACACGAGCGGGGTTGATTCAGTAACATTTGATGCTTCAGAAGGATTAGTAGCAGCAGGAGCTGCTAGTGGTACGATCAAGCTTTGGGATCTCGAGGAGGCAAAGA TTGTCAGGACTCTCACTGGTCACAGGTCGAATTGCATATCAGTGAATTTTCACCCGTTTGGGGAGTTTTTTGCTTCTGGTTCTCGAGACACGAATCTTAAGATATGGGATATAAGGAAGAAGGGCTGCATCCATACCTACAAAGGCCACACTCGAGGTGTCAACGTACTCAGATTCACCCCAGATGGTCGTTGGGTTGTATCTGGAGGAGAAGACAATGTTGTCAAG GTCTGGGATTTGACAGCTGGAAAACTGTTGCATGAGTTCAAGAGTCATGAAGGGCAAATTCAGAGTTTAGATTTTCACCCCCATGAGTTTCTGCTGGCAACAG GTTCAGCTGATAAGACTGTAAAATTCTGGGACCTTGAAACATTCGAGCTTATTGGTTCTGGTGGAACTGAG ACTACTGGGGTTCGTTGCTTGACCTTTAATCCAGATGGAAAGAGTGTGCTCTGTGGATTGCATGAAAGTCTCAAG ATTTTCTCATGGGAGCCAATAAGATGTCATGATGGAGTCGATGTTGGATGGTCAAATTTATCGGATATGAACGTTCACGAGGGAAAGCTTCTTGGTTGCTCATATAATCAAAATTGTGTAGGCGTGTGGGTCGTAGACCTCTCG CGTACTGAGCCTATGAGTGGAGGCACCACTCAGTCAAATTTTCATCCAGAGAGAGTATCAGGCTCAGGAAGAGATCAACCAGTTCTGAATGATAACAGCTCAAAGGTCATTCTCAGAAACGGTTCCCAGAAAATGAATCCTTCATCGAAAGAAACAAAGTCTCTTGGAAGATTATCAGTTTCTCAGAACCCGGATCCTTCGCCAAAGGAAACAAAGTCTACTGGAAGGTCATCAGTATCTCAAAGTTCAGATCCTTTGATAAGGGAATCAAAGCCTCTTGGTAGGCTGTCAGTTACTCATAGCTCAGACGCAGTTAAAGAGTCATTAACCTCGTCAT CCACAGGAAGTACATCAGGCTCTCCTCGTAGGGTCACATTAACCAGTTCTCCAAAAGTTGCTTCTGGTGTTTCTACGGTTGTCTCTACTGCTGCAGCCTCAAAGAGGAACTTTAACTTAAAGGCAAATCTTCGAACAGTCAATAAAGATGATTTTTCCCCTGTAATTGTCCCCAGAACGGACCCAATCATTGAGCAAGCAGTTGAATCCAGAGCAGAACTTGACATCATTGGAAGAACTATGCCATATTCGTTGCAGTCCAAGGCGGCTGATTCTCGAAGGCTGTCTAGCATCAGAAACGAGCCGGATCTTCCAACTGATTCGCTTCTTGAAAGGTCTCAGTCTCAGCCTATAGAACCAAGCAACTTACAAGACGGAAATACATTTACTAGTGAAGAAAGTGGCGCATGGGATACAGCTGAGaggaaaaataaagacaacagATACAGAGGATTTGGAAGGTTTAATTCAAGATCTTTGCTGAGATCACCTCCAAGAAATCACGACGAGAACT CTGACTCGAATGGTTTTAATGGAAATAGAGATCAAAGTCCTATTGAAAGTCGAAGAGGAG GAAGACTGCATTCCCTCGCTCAATATAgggaaagaagaggaagagttttcaaCTCGGAGGGTGGTCATGTTTCGAGTTCTTCTGGTGGGAATATGACTACACCAAACATTCGCCCTTCCAATATG GTTAATCAGAGAGGAAACCATGTCCCAGTTGATGAAGGAATCACTTCTGATAGTGAAGAAGATAAAGCTGCAGAGGTGATGGGGCAGCACGATCAATTTGTCAGCTCTATGCAGTCTCGTTTGGCTAAGTTACAG GTTGTCCGAAGATATTGGGAAAGAAACGATGTTAAAAACTCCATAAGTTCAATAGAGAAGATGGCTGATAATGCC GTCGTTGCGGATGTACTGGTTATAATCACTGAGAGAAGTGAGGTATTGACACTGGATACTTGTACCTCTCTTCTTCCCCTTATGTCAGCTCTTTTAGGGAGTAACATAGATAG ACATTTGAGTGTCTGCCTAGACTTGCTGCTTAAACTGGTGAGAATGTATGGGTCACAAATTTACTCGTCGCTGTCAGCTCCATCATCTGTTGGTGTAGATATTGAGGCTGAGCAAAG GATGGAGCGGTACAGTCGTTGCTTTGTTGAACTCGAGAAAATCAAGGCTTGCCTTCCCTCTTTAGAAAG AAGAGGAGGATTAGTAGCGAAGACTATCCATGAACTCAATTTAATATTCCAAGAAGTTTCATCATGA
- the LOC103855784 gene encoding lipoyl synthase, chloroplastic isoform X1, whose translation MIHHCSITKPTFTVSISTHKHRRSTNLGFRIRCDSGDVSASSSSMRTNALSLSSEMEDSSLKKNLMEPEGKRSELYPGGVPKMGPFTGRDPNVKKPAWLRQKAPQGERFQEVKESLTSLKLNTVCEEAQCPNIGECWNGGGDGIATATIMVLGDTCTRGCRFCAVKTSRNPPPPDPLEPENTAKAITSWGVDYIVITSVDRDDLPDGGSGHFAQTVQAMKRLKPDIMIECLTSDFRGDLEAVDSLVHSGLDVFAHNVETVKRLQRLVRDPRAGYEQSMSVLKHAKISKPGMITKTSIMLGLGETDEEIKQTMADLRAIDVDILTLGQYLQPTPLHLTVKEYVTPEKFDFWKTYGESIGFRYVASGPLVRSSYRAGELFVKTMVKESHAKSLS comes from the exons ATGATTCATCACTGCTCCATCACGAAACCCACTTTCACAGTTTCGATCTCGACCCACAAGCATCGTCGTTCCACTAATTTGGGTTTCAGAATCCGATGCGACTCCGGGGATGTCTCGGCGTCCTCGTCCTCGATGCGGACCAATGCGTTGTCCTTGTCGTCGGAGATGGAGGATTCTTCTTTAAAGAAGAATCTGATGGAGCCTGAAGGGAAAAGGAGCGAGCTTTACCCAGGAGGAGTGCCAAAGATGGGTCCTTTCACAGGGAGAGATCCGAATGTGAAGAAGCCTGCTTGGCTGAGGCAAAAGGCACCGCAGGGAGAGAGGTTTCAGGAGGTGAAGGAGTCGTTGACTAGTCTCAAGCTTAACACTGTTTGTGAGGAAGCTCAGTGTCCTAATATAGGCGAG TGTTGGAATGGAGGTGGTGATGGTATAGCAACTGCAACCATCATGGTTCTTGGTGATACTTGTACCCGTGGGTGTAGGTTTTGTGCAGTTAAAACCAGTAGgaatcctcctcctcctgatCCATTGGAACCAGAGAACACTGCCAAGGCTATAACCAGTTGGGG TGTAGACTACATAGTCATTACCAGCGTAGACCGTGACGATCTACCAGATGGTGGAAGTGGACATTTTGCACAGACTGTTCAAGCTATGAAG AGACTTAAGCCGGATATAATGATAGAGTGCTTAACATCTGATTTCCGTGGAGACTTGGAGGCTGTGGACTCTCTTGTACACTCAGGATTAGATGTTTTTGCTCACAACGTCGAGACTGTGAAGAGGCTCCAGCGACTTGTGAGGGATCCTAGGGCTGG ATATGAGCAGAGCATGTCGGTGTTGAAACACGCAAAGATCAGCAAACCTGGAATGATCACAAAGACCTCCATAATGCTTGGTCTTGGAGAAACAGACGAAGAGATAAAGCAAACAATGGCTGATTTGAGAGCTATAGATGTTGACATTCTAACACTTGGTCAGTATCTACAG CCAACTCCATTGCATCTGACTGTGAAAGAGTATGTGACACCTGAGAAGTTTGATTTCTGGAAAACATACGGAGAATCAATTGGATTTCGCTATGTTGCAAGTGGTCCACTG GTGAGATCTTCATACAGAGCAGGAGAACTTTTTGTCAAGACAATGGTGAAAGAAAGCCATGCTAAATCTTTGTCTTAG
- the LOC103855782 gene encoding uncharacterized protein LOC103855782: MITMSLISENGADFILNLSLISYRNEHRSKKEAEMYKSPLLSLSACTISLNLPFLVSQSQTLSLYKRNLPSLFAVSANSDNISGENDGGMSEANKGSGTTARGRRLLKVREEKRKRDYDRLHDYPSWAKVLESACKDDEELRAVLGDSIGNPDLMRKKVEERVRKKGKDFQKQKTGSVLSFKVSFRDFNPVDSFIWFELYGSPSDRDVDLIGSIIQAWYVMGRLGAFNTSNLQLANSSMEYDPLYDAEKGFKVMPSSFHDISDVEFQDNWGRVWVDLGTSDIFALDVLLNSLTVMSSEYLGIQQVVFGGKRMGDWEEGMTNPDFGYKYFKI, from the exons ATGATAACTATGAGCTTGATTAGTGAAAATGGCGCAGACTTTATACTCAACTTGAGCTTGATTAGTTACAGAAACGAGCATAGATCGAAGAAGGAAGCAGAAATGTACAAAAGTCCTCTCTTATCCCTCTCAGCTTGCACCATTAGTCTAAATCTTCCCTTCCTTGTCTCCCAGAGTCAAACACTATCCCTTTACAAGCGTAATCTTCCCTCTCTGTTCGCTGTTTCTGCTAATTCCGACAACATCTCCGGTGAAAATGACGGCGGGATGTCGGAAGCGAATAAAGGGTCGGGAACTACGGCGAGAGGAAGGAGATTACTCAAggttagagaagagaagagaaagcgAGACTACGATCGTCTCCACGATTACCCATCTTGGGCCAA GGTACTGGAGAGTGCTTGTAAAGATGACGAAGAGCTTCGAGCTGTTCTTGGTGATAGCATAGGCAACCCTGACCTCATGAGAAAGAAG GTAGAAGAAAGGGTAAGGAAGAAGGGAAAAGATTTCCAGAAGCAGAAGACTGGCTCTGTGCTCTCTTTCAAAGTTAGCTTCAGAGA TTTCAATCCTGTTGACTCCTTCATATGGTTTGAGCTCTATGGTTCGCCTTCAGATCGAGATGTTGATCTTATTGGAAGT ATTATACAGGCATGGTATGTTATGGGGAGATTGGGCGCTTTCAATACATCTAACTTACAG CTAGCAAACTCATCTATGGAATATGATCCTCTCTACGACGCAGAGAAGGGCTTCAAAGTGATGCCTTCATCCTTCCATGACATCAGCGACGTTGAGTTTCAGGACAACTGGGGTCGTGTCTG GGTTGATCTTGGTACTTCTGATATCTTCGCCCTTGATGTGCTTCTCAACAGTTTGACGGTTATGAGTTCAGA GTACTTGGGCATTCAGCAAGTAGTATTTGGTGGTAAACGAATGGGAGATTGGGAAGAGGGGATGACAAATCCTGATTTTGGATACAAGTACTTCAAGATCTGA